The Plutella xylostella chromosome Z, ilPluXylo3.1, whole genome shotgun sequence region AGAAAACAAGCTGACAATAAAGGACCGGTTGGAGAAACTCAAGGAGAATCCTCTACTGGTGCTGGAGAAACATGCCAACAGCGAACACTATGTTTGGAGACAGGTGGGCTTCTGCGCTCAGTGGGCTTTGGACAACTTGTGTAAGTATCATCTTTCATTTGCACATATGCCTCTGAGCCCCTTCTCTTATTACGATATGTCCCGCGACTCTAGTCTCGGAAACTATTAGTCGCAGCGAAGTATCTCACATACATTTACGCGTAGAATACCAGTATCGTAGTATTTGAGAGTCTCCGTTTAAATGTATGTGAGGTACTACGCGGCGACTAGTCTCCGAGACTACAGAAGCGCGGGCGTAACGGAATAGGAGAAGGGGCTTATAGTGGTGTTGTTTACTTCTTGGCGTGTCGGTGACTTAGACTAGAGCAAGCAGagggtttgtcactgtggtgaaatgattggccagtcagattagcttCTATCGTGCGCCGGACGTAACATTTAAGGAACAGGGTGCTTGTACGAGTAGTGGTTTAACATATTGAGTTGCGATTCGTAACTATTCACATTCAATGCGAAATTTCGtgatacaaattattttatagtaaaaaatattacgcttgtataattaattaattaattacaattacaCTATGTTCGTGCATGTGGAGACTACTCAAGAAAGGTTGCAATCCAAGctgtaaatacctaattatactGTGCATCGCACGCTATATGGATCGATGCatctacattatttattacaaatgtTCTTTCTTTGGAGTTGTCCAAGAAATATCGATTAGTTAATTTCTTCTATTGGCCTTGTGATTGAACTTGCATTTGTAATATCCTTGTAAGCTAGCTTCCATGTTGAGAAGTCAGTGCGGCTAggaattattaatttgtttataaatagctagttttattatgaagtacttacataatattatttatgtgtataacattattattgcgaaaggtggctgatAATGATGGGACGGGGAACGCTATAACTTCCAGATCCGCCATCCAGTAGCGTGCCTAGGGAGAAGCCTACGTCCAGCAATaaactgctataggctgaataagatgtaaataaaatttacttatttatttgaatctTCTTCTTTTcctgtcggtgacaaacacgaGACACTAGAGCGCGTCTAGtagtcaccgtggtgaaaggattagccagtccgTATCACCGCTGTCGCTACACGAGTTGTTTATTAACGTCATTATATCTctattcgccataaatacagcgctgtgattggtagaacgggcattaaacgagtttatcgtgTCGATAACGGACCCGTGAAGCGGCCCAGTTACGATTTCCTTacatctattatttttttccgtgACTGTTAACAGTCCTCTTTAAAACCCACACTAATCTCTACATTTCCTCACATTCCAGTCATAGTAGAAGGCCGCAAGCTGTCCTACGAACAAGTGGACATGACGGGCATCAACGTGATCCTGAACTGCCGCGACGTCAGCGAGTACCTCAAGATATCCTGCGACGGGCTCGAGGCCCGGGCCGACTCCTACTCGTTTGAGAGCGTTCGGTGCACCTTCCAGGTATGTTTGAGTAAAGTAGGTTATCTTCCGGGACGAAAAGTGGCCGAcctgttattatattatggttTCAGCTTACTATGccaaactaaataaaaaaatatagtaaaatccgctttttaattattaaaaattcccgtaaacatataaaaaaactttcacGTTTATAAGTTACATTACATATGAGGACGACCGACTGGATGTTGTAGTGCTGTGACTATTTCCCTagggtcctgggttcgatacCCGACCGGagaaaattattgtttaaatggcatataattatatttgtggTGTATGATTATGTACAATTGTCCATTGTCAAATCTAAAAgttcatatacctacttactggtGTGCATTCAAAGTTAATGCATTGATATTGCAGGTGGACGAAGGCTGCTGGTACTATGAATGTACAATAATAACACCAGGCGTCATGCAGATTGGATGGGCGACAAAGAATAGTCATTTTCTAAATTACGTGAGTATGCActttcataatataatttatttacttataggtacctatataaaaatgatgcgttttaaaaacaaaagcataTGAGATTTATCCAATGAAACGGAATTTTATGATGTCTCAAGTATCTTATCAGTGccttaggtatattattatgtgcagTTGTAAATTGATCTCTAAGAGCCCTTAGAAGCCTTATTCTTAAAAGCTCTAATTGCAATAATAAGTCTCTAAATGACACCCTTTCTACACTTATGTTTacatttgtgcaataaaatattaataaaattaacaaacatacacCCACCCACCCTTACAGGAAGGCTACGGCATAGGCGACGACCTCTACTCGCTATCCTACGACGGGTGTCGCAAGCTAATCTGGCACGCGGCGCGCCCcgaggcggcgcgggcgcgggcgtggGCGCCCGGAGACATACTCGGCTGTCTCATAGACCTGGACAGAGGGGAGCTGCTGTTCTCGCTCAATGGGGACATGTTGCCGCCGCATAATACCATCTTCCATACTACTAGGTGAGTTGTACACCGTAAAATATACCACGAACcttatgacagctgtcaaatccataatAAACGAAATCTTCTTCACCTTGGGTCCGGCTCCGTGGTATCTTTAGTTATGCCAACATTAATCTAGCTCTTCGGGTGCCTCCTATAGTAGAAAGTGTGATGACTGGCTGACCATCTAACCGGTAACAATTGACTGTTTTGTGGAACCGTGAAGTTAATCGCGAGGGGTTCCATCCTATGACGGGTGTCGCAAGCTCATCTGGcacgcggcgcgggcgcgggcgtggGCGCCCGGGGACACGCTGGGCTGTCTCATAGACCTGGACAGAGGGGAGCTGCTGTTCTCGCTCAATGGGGATATGTTGCCGCCGCATAATACCATCTTCCATACTACTAGGTGAGTTGTACGCCGTAAAATATAGCAGGATATATTATGACAGCTATCAAATCGATAAGTTTTGTCAGTCATAAAGTCATCTGCCTACGTTAAACGGCCTATCTCAGCAGCTGCATGCAAAGTTACCGTCTTCTATGCCACAAGAGGCAAAGCAAGCCTGACCGAGACAAATACCCGGAAACAAATGACTGTTTTGTAAGTTAAGCGCTTGTGCGCCGGGAGGCACTCTCGGCTGTCTCATAGACCTGGACAGAGGGGAATTACTGTTCTCGCTCAGTGGGGATATGTTGCCGGCGCAAAATATCATCTTCCATACTACTAGGTGAGTAGTAAGgcccagttttttgatccgtagtcaactttaaccattagttaAATCAGGTGTCAAGCATGACATCTGCATACGAATTTCGttggtttttaactaatggtagccatttttaaccaatggttgagttaactagggatcaaaaaactggcccttagtCGTAAAATATAGTGTGAAccctatgacagctgtcaaatcgaTAAATTTTGCCTGTCATCTGTCAACGCAAAATGACCTATCTCAGAAGATGCTTGTAAAATTACCTTCTTCTATGCCACCAGAGGCAAAGCAAGCCTGACCGAGAAAAAATGTCGGTAAACAATTGACTGTGTTGTGGTATCGCGTAGTTAAGCGCTTGTGCGCCGGGAGACACTCTCGGCTGTCTCATAGACCTGGACAGAGGGGAATTACTGTTCTCGCTCAGTGGGGACATGTTGCCGCCGCATAATACCATCTTCCATACTACTAGGTGAGTTATAcgtatgacagctgtcaaatcgaTAAATGTTGTCTAGTCATTCTGTCTTCGCTAAATGGCCTCAGAAGCTGCTGGAAAATTAATGAAACTGAGAGGCTGCCTGGAAGAGACatctcttagcgataaggccgcccatggagtaatttttaatttttcaaattatttttgtgttctattaaatttataaagtagtgttcttttctattcagtgtttattcatttaatactttattgtacaaatataaatcttcTATTTAGAGCGAGCTCTCACACGTTCCAATAAGGGCAACTACATTTCTTCTACTCGGTAAGTTATGGAGAGGCGTGCGATAGGCCTGAAGATCCAagtggatgaggaaggcaaaTGACATGAGGCAATCTCCTGGAAGTGGAGAATATAGTgctgatgataataattatgaatatccactatgaattttatacatataataatagaaatatttattttgaccACGAACACAATTTACATGGACTATTTGAATAGTCACCACTGCTATACAATAGTGAAACACTGTAACACAGCTATTAACGCCcaccttaataaataaataattataaaaaattccTATCGGACAGAATACGTGGTTTCTAAAATACAAAAGCAATACTACACTACACATACTAACGTAACATTCACTGTAATTTCCAGGAAGGGTTTCTTCGCAGCGGCGAGCTTCATGGCGTTCCAGCAGTGCCAGTTCAACTTCGGGCACAAGCCGTTCAAGTACCCCCCCACGGATAGAGCCTTCTCCAGCTTCAATGACCATGGCTCGCTGAGTGACGAGGAGAAACGGGTATGTGGACTGTTTGGGAACCTAGAAAGTGTATAGTAGAGGCCTAATGCCAAGTGGCAAAAAGGAACATTACGCTAATGTCGGCCTTAAAACTAtgctttaataaaatatgatatttaAATGCGTACAGTAGCTTCAAGTTCCTTTGTGCAACTCAGTGTACAACTACAACTCAGTGTGTGTAGTATGTCCAGCAGCAGAAGACGATTATGTACTCatgtgataggtcgcgagccgtatcgccgtttatTAATGTACTcgatctagaatctagatgtgcagacTTCATACATTGCagttaaattccaaagaactcagTACATGTCAGCgacgggattcgaacccgcatctctggcgtgagaagcatTCGCTTAGCCGACTAACTTACCACCGCTCTATCATATATGATtcactaagtgccaatttcaccattctctgttagagcataaccagggagtaatggttaacttttgacacatctgtcatgaattttatatggagatgacgttcaatttataaatcaatccctgtcggttagataaccgagaatggtgaaattggcactaaagatGTTATTATTGTATCTCCGCAGGTGATACCGCGTCGGCTGTACCTGCAACAGCTCCGGTGTTCCAGCGTGCGCGACGACTCCTGCACTCTCTGCTTCGACGACACCGCGTGTTGCGTGCTCGAGCCCTGCCAACACAGGTCACTGTTCTataccttcttcttcttcttatagtcCTGTTACTCCTATGGAGCTTAGGGCTACAGACATTCTTCGCCACGCTTCCCTATCTTGAGATAGGTATATATGGTATACAGATATACAGGTATACATAACATATATGAGAACAGGTACAGATATATCTGTTCTATACCTACACCGTGATAactaatatacagggtgttgcaaaagtggtatattaAGTGGAAAGGATTTGACTCAGGTGGTAAATCTGATTTCCAAAAGTCCTAGAACAAAATATGCTGACAGGGTGCCCTCTGAGTCACTCTGTTTCGGGTTAGTATCCCACTTTTCCAAACCCGGTATAATATACTACAAACTACACGTCTATACAGGGTTTTAGcgtagtataccctttttgttacaccctgtatattatattctagtTTAGTCTGCACTACTCTACTCTATTCTACTCTATTCTATCTGGTACAGCAAAATCCATCGATGCATTACTAATCAACAGCTACCACATTTTAGTTTAACGCTGTCAATTACCTATTATCCtattatgtacataagtaTGTTAATTTGTGTACCTCTGTCAAACTCACAACACATTTTTAATTCAGTAAGGTTCATCATCCGAATCAAATCTTCAACAATCGTCCACTACTGACCCACCTTTCCACCACAACCTTCAACAACCATCCTCACACCAACATCTATCCAACAGGGGTTTCTGCTCAGTGTGCACGTCGCAACTCAAGGAATGCCCGATGTGCCGTGCGCCGATAGTCAACGTGAGGAGAGAAGAGGTCGAGGACACATGACGAGATGGCGTCACCGCCGCTGCCGAGTGAGCGTCACGCGATCAGGGCTTGAAACTGTGGttttgttgaaaaaatataggcCTGGGTTAAGAGACCAAAACAAATGATGAAAATGACGGATATTTTTGACGTACGtaactttttttgtttatttttcttttgtttagtCAGGTTTCTGGCAGTCAATTGAGTTTTGATTGATTTGTTGTTGACTAGAAGTTTCCGGAATCGTATATGATtgcacaataaaatttaataattataatttcaattcggtaaattcataaaattttatagaaaGCTGAGTGTAAACGTATTGTTtacaggggcgtatttaaaaattgcgcgccctgggctcctgtagttttccgccccatcaaggaatgaaagaaaacaaaagagtgtaaagtacctaccgacctacatatatttatatgtataagaacattgtggtgatagatttgcatagataatgatatcttccgaacaaaaaaaatatattttcgagtacattttagaacgtttagaaataaacttgtgcAGGGCGACTGAGTGAGGCAAAAAATACCGGAGCGGAATCTTTTTGTCTACTCCACCGgttcaaaaaagaacaaaggccggatttcatacttaaaaaatCCAGCACTGCTCGTCACCAAAATACCTGAGTGACCCTGGATAGATCCCTCACGTACAAAACCCACTGCCAAAACACCAAGACGAAAGTCAGCTGCCGAAACAACGGCTTACGTCTACCAGCTGGGGCGCCTCTCCGCAAGTTCTACGAACAAGTAGCTTAGCACTCTGCTTCTCAGCTGCTGATTTTGCCtgccccatatgggcaagattcccattcctcagagcctgaaggcaaaagtcttcaaccagtgcgtcctgccattgatgacgtatggtgcagagacgtggacactgacggtaggactgatccaccgatttaaagtcgctcagcgtgctgacagagctatgcttggggtttctctgatggatcgtatcagaaatgaggttatccgccgtcagaggactaacattaccgacatagctgtcaaaatatgcaagctgaggtggcagtgggctggtcatatctgccaaagaaccgataaccgttggggtagacgagttctcgagtggagaccacgaacaggcaaacgcagcgtgagacgtcctcctgcccgctggactgacgaccttaaaGAAGTAGATTTTGCTCTTAACGACGACACAGTTCGGTTAGTAACGGGATGCTTCAAACCGACACTGTTCTACAAAGTCTACTCTCTGGCTGGTATAGCACCTCGTTGCATACGGCGAAAAGTGGCATGTTCTGTTGAGAAAGCCAAACAAGAATGCTACTCCAGGCATCCACTTTACTCACATACTGCCGCACCTTCCCGCCTTAAGAGCCCCAAAGCGTTTCTAAATAGTGAGGTGTCCTTAACGgatgaaaacccacaaaacaCAAGGCTAAGGCTCTGGGAGGAAAAACAGCCCCAGGATCCTCTCCTACctcttgaggaaaaacttgctcCCGGTAACAGTCTTCCCTGGCACATTTGAGtctaaatcggttgcgagcagaggtaggctgctgcaaggacaatctATGCGAGTAGCTACACCGTTGGTACGtacctatgcgactgtggtaccggCCCCCCTGACTATTTACTCTtctgtcccctgtgcccttccacctgcactggggaagacttactccaggccaaccagaatgctatcaaagttgcttctttttggtctggacaaactTAATAtttcgcatgttcactgacacgaaataAGAAGTGTATGGTGTAGAGTACATATACCGacctacattatgtataagaacattgtggtgatagatttaCATAGATCGATATAATATCTTccaaaccaaaaaaataaaagatttttctggatagacgagtacattttatttagaaataaacttgtgcAGGGCGACTGAGTGAGGAAAAAAATgactattccaccggttcagaaaagaacaaaggccgtatttcttactttaaatcatatttcttAAAACATGTGGAAAGATGGCTCAGCTGCTCAGGGCCGTTCGTTCTAGGCTTACGTCCTAaaattttttatatacttttttaatcctCCAACCTAAAGTCCAAGGGCGGCCTACCGGCCGCCCCTGGGCCGCCCTTCGCTgcctgccgccccgggctgtagcccttttagccctagggtaaatacgcccctgatTGTTTATAACGATCGTTTCAAagatcaatttatttatttaagcctTATTAGTTGATCAGACATCATATCAGTTTATGTTGCAAGCTTGCAGCTATATAATAGTGACAAGCATTAAAATCTGATATTCTATCGTTGATTAAGactcaaattaaaattatattgtgtaaTTCAATATACTTGACTGATTAAGTTTCAAAAGTttaagtttatattattaaagtttatgAGTAGGTATGATTTAAGAGTATTGAATAACGCTACAAAAAAGTTTCAAGCCCTGACCCAAAAATTGATTCCGAAAAAATATCATGTAGCTTAGTCGTTGATTGTTAAAATTCTTGTTGATTATAAATTGCTTCGTTACTATTTCGGCCTGCTATGGCcactaaaaaaactatttgagaTGAAGAAAAACAAACTGAAGAAGGCCTAAGACTGTTGTTAATATCGGCTAATTGTGACTTGTAAAAGACGAAGCTagtgataattataatttacggaCAGGTCTTTATGTAAATGGTAAATTGACAGCttattacatttaaaacataatacagtatgtaatttaatgtagCTACGTATAGTAGGATTATGTAGCAGAAAAGTATTTATCGAAAATATTAGTGCGTCCAAGTGGTGATCAGACAACGAAGCCCCGACCTATCACTTAccatacttataattatagtatttttcAGCTAGCTGTTCTTATGACTTTATAATATCATTTATACTTTGTAATATACAGCATGAGCCCTACAACAGAAATTTCTTTATCCATTACTAGGCAGGGTAACTATAGAAAAGAGCCATACGTTTATATAGCACGTTAGTTAGGTGGGGCCCTAATGGGATGCAATGAGATGGGTGGCATAAAATAacgaatttatttatatttaagtcgCACAATAAAACGTTGTGAATCTcgattttaacacaaatagaAAAACTTACTGCCA contains the following coding sequences:
- the LOC119694889 gene encoding RING finger and SPRY domain-containing protein 1; amino-acid sequence: MGTCWCKGKVRDDGEQYAPATSAASQASPADNRIRGPKCVDTHVVDQLVLEMLGLIASFIDNDEESPVSLVKLHFIADKEDGWIQVVSSMVNVIPLEDPFGPSAITIMLDDCPLPSKESVIRLTELFALSAARACTGDACVRVERNICVVLGCLAEKLAGPNSVAVLTEQTLDYLVTFLVTKNEPCIVLFALIALEKFAQTTENKLTIKDRLEKLKENPLLVLEKHANSEHYVWRQVGFCAQWALDNLFIVEGRKLSYEQVDMTGINVILNCRDVSEYLKISCDGLEARADSYSFESVRCTFQVDEGCWYYECTIITPGVMQIGWATKNSHFLNYEGYGIGDDLYSLSYDGCRKLIWHAARPEAARARAWAPGDILGCLIDLDRGELLFSLNGDMLPPHNTIFHTTRKGFFAAASFMAFQQCQFNFGHKPFKYPPTDRAFSSFNDHGSLSDEEKRVIPRRLYLQQLRCSSVRDDSCTLCFDDTACCVLEPCQHRGFCSVCTSQLKECPMCRAPIVNVRREEVEDT